In one Pseudomonas fitomaticsae genomic region, the following are encoded:
- the galU gene encoding UTP--glucose-1-phosphate uridylyltransferase GalU produces the protein MIKKCLFPAAGYGTRFLPATKAMPKEMLPVVNKPLIQYGVEEALDAGLNEISIVTGRGKRALEDHFDISYELENQIKGTDKEKYLVGIRKLLDECSFSYTRQTEMKGLGHAILTGRPLIGDEPFAVVLADDLCVNLEGDGVLTQMVKLYKQFRCSIIAIQEVDPQETSKYGVIAGEMIRDDIYRVHSMVEKPKPEDAPSNLAIIGRYILTPDIFDLIEQTEPGKGGEIQITDALMKQAQNGCVMAYKFKGKRFDCGGAEGYIEATNFCFENFYKTGKAY, from the coding sequence ATGATCAAGAAATGCTTGTTCCCAGCAGCCGGTTACGGTACTCGCTTCCTCCCAGCGACTAAGGCCATGCCCAAAGAAATGCTGCCGGTGGTAAACAAGCCACTGATCCAGTACGGCGTCGAAGAAGCTCTGGATGCTGGCCTGAACGAAATCTCCATCGTGACCGGCCGTGGCAAGCGCGCCCTGGAAGACCACTTCGACATCAGCTATGAGCTGGAAAACCAGATCAAAGGCACCGACAAGGAAAAATACCTGGTCGGTATCCGCAAGCTGTTGGACGAGTGCTCGTTCTCCTACACCCGTCAGACCGAAATGAAAGGTCTGGGTCACGCGATCCTGACCGGTCGCCCGCTGATCGGTGACGAGCCGTTCGCCGTGGTGCTGGCGGACGACCTGTGCGTCAATCTTGAAGGCGACGGCGTACTGACCCAGATGGTCAAGCTGTACAAGCAATTCCGCTGCTCGATCATTGCCATCCAGGAGGTCGATCCGCAGGAAACCAGCAAGTACGGCGTGATCGCTGGCGAAATGATCCGCGACGACATCTACCGCGTACACAGCATGGTCGAGAAGCCAAAGCCGGAAGACGCCCCGTCGAACCTGGCGATCATCGGCCGTTACATCCTGACTCCGGACATCTTCGACCTGATCGAGCAGACCGAGCCAGGCAAGGGTGGTGAAATCCAGATCACCGACGCCCTGATGAAACAAGCCCAGAACGGCTGCGTGATGGCCTACAAGTTCAAGGGCAAGCGTTTCGACTGCGGTGGTGCTGAAGGCTACATCGAAGCAACCAACTTCTGCTTCGAGAACTTCTACAAGACTGGTAAGGCTTACTGA
- a CDS encoding DUF1883 domain-containing protein, with translation MKFIHQREHLNEDDIVVIQCSQTCNIRLMNDANFRSFKNGGRHTYHGGAFDTFPARITAPSTGFWNITIDTVNRRAISVTRKPTLTHSIKIIRRSSSKLS, from the coding sequence ATGAAATTCATTCACCAACGCGAGCACCTCAACGAAGACGACATCGTCGTCATCCAATGCTCGCAAACCTGCAACATCCGTTTGATGAACGACGCCAACTTCCGCAGCTTCAAAAATGGCGGCCGCCACACCTATCACGGCGGTGCTTTCGACACGTTCCCGGCCCGCATCACCGCCCCGAGCACCGGTTTCTGGAACATTACCATCGACACCGTCAACCGCCGTGCGATCAGCGTGACCCGCAAGCCGACCCTGACGCACTCGATCAAGATCATTCGCCGCTCGAGCTCCAAACTCAGCTGA
- a CDS encoding 2OG-Fe(II) oxygenase gives MSPSPASPLDALDWIALEQQLDQDGCAVIRTLLRPDTCDRLSALYPQSEPFRSQVIMARHGFGRGEYKYLRYPLPPVVEGLRSALYLRLVPLANRWHERMGLPERFPEQHSELLERCHAAGQLRPTPLLLQYGPQDYNCLHQDLYGEHVFPLQIAILLSEPGEDFTGGEFVLTEQRPRMQSRPLVMDLRKGDALIFAVNQRPVKGVRGDYRVTMRHGVSRLHSGKRHTLGIIFHDAT, from the coding sequence ATGTCACCCTCACCCGCCTCCCCGCTCGATGCGCTCGACTGGATCGCCCTGGAGCAGCAACTGGATCAGGACGGTTGTGCCGTCATCCGCACGTTGCTGCGCCCGGACACCTGCGATCGGTTGAGTGCGCTTTACCCACAAAGTGAACCGTTTCGATCCCAGGTCATCATGGCCCGTCATGGTTTCGGGCGCGGGGAATACAAATACCTTCGCTATCCGCTTCCCCCCGTGGTGGAAGGCCTGCGTAGTGCGCTTTACCTGCGACTCGTGCCTCTGGCCAACCGCTGGCATGAACGAATGGGCTTACCGGAACGCTTTCCAGAGCAACACAGCGAACTTCTTGAGCGCTGCCACGCCGCCGGTCAACTGCGGCCTACCCCGCTCTTGCTGCAATACGGCCCGCAGGACTACAACTGTCTGCATCAGGATCTGTACGGCGAGCATGTGTTTCCGCTGCAAATCGCGATTCTTCTGTCAGAACCTGGCGAAGACTTCACCGGCGGTGAGTTCGTTTTGACTGAACAGCGTCCAAGAATGCAGTCCCGCCCGCTGGTGATGGACCTGAGAAAAGGCGACGCGTTGATATTTGCCGTCAACCAGCGCCCGGTCAAAGGCGTGCGCGGCGACTATCGGGTGACCATGCGCCACGGCGTCAGCCGACTGCACAGCGGAAAACGGCATACTCTGGGCATCATCTTCCACGACGCGACCTGA
- the alkB gene encoding DNA oxidative demethylase AlkB translates to MQTTFDLFADTESEQPRRAEQIGEQSWVLRGFALPQIEQLLPALESIIACAPLRHMMTPGGFSMSVATSSCGALGWITDRSGYRYSSEDPVSHQPWPAMPKVFRELAQAAAKRAGFAEFVPDSCLINRYVPGAKMSLHQDKDENAYEAPIVSLSLGLPATFLFGGFARGDRSQKISLLHGDMVIWGGVDRLRYHGILPIKPGRHPRLGEQRFNLTFRTAG, encoded by the coding sequence ATGCAAACCACCTTCGATCTGTTCGCCGACACAGAATCCGAGCAGCCCCGGCGCGCAGAACAGATCGGCGAGCAATCCTGGGTGCTGCGCGGCTTTGCCCTGCCGCAAATCGAGCAGTTGTTGCCGGCCCTGGAATCGATCATTGCCTGCGCACCGCTGCGCCACATGATGACACCTGGGGGCTTCAGCATGTCGGTGGCCACCAGCAGTTGCGGTGCACTGGGCTGGATCACCGATCGGAGCGGCTACCGCTATTCATCTGAAGATCCCGTGAGCCATCAACCTTGGCCAGCCATGCCCAAGGTGTTTCGCGAGCTGGCCCAGGCCGCAGCGAAACGCGCCGGTTTTGCCGAATTCGTACCCGATTCCTGCCTGATCAATCGTTATGTCCCAGGCGCAAAGATGTCGTTGCATCAGGACAAAGACGAAAATGCCTACGAAGCCCCGATCGTTTCTCTGTCACTGGGTCTGCCGGCAACGTTCCTGTTCGGTGGTTTCGCACGCGGCGACAGGAGCCAGAAAATCTCGCTGCTGCACGGCGACATGGTGATCTGGGGCGGCGTCGACCGACTGCGCTATCACGGCATCCTGCCGATCAAGCCTGGCCGGCACCCGCGCCTTGGCGAACAGCGCTTCAACCTGACGTTTCGCACCGCTGGATAA
- the ada gene encoding bifunctional DNA-binding transcriptional regulator/O6-methylguanine-DNA methyltransferase Ada — protein sequence MKTLSTSLNTEDDPRWAAVVARDPRADGQFVYAVKTTGIYCRPSSLARLPKPQNVEFFDTAEDAEAAGYRPSKRASKDQTEVAAQHAATVAAACRQIEASGSLPALNDLAETAGLSAFHFHRVFKAATGLTPKGYAAAHRSRRVRQRLADGGSVTEALYDAGFNSNSRFYEAADQVLGMKPSDFRAAGQNNDIRFAVGQCSLGAILVAQSERGICAILLGDDPHQLVCDLQDQFRRANLIGADAEFEQLIARVVGFIEAPAIGLDLPLDVRGTAFQERVWQALREIPVGGTASYADIALRIGSPKAVRAVAQACGANSLAVAIPCHRVVRSDGNLSGYRWGVERKRELLLRETQS from the coding sequence ATGAAAACGCTTTCCACCTCGCTGAACACTGAAGACGATCCACGCTGGGCCGCTGTCGTGGCACGCGACCCTCGGGCGGACGGCCAGTTTGTCTATGCCGTGAAAACCACCGGCATCTATTGCCGTCCCAGTAGCCTGGCGCGCTTGCCGAAACCGCAGAACGTCGAGTTCTTCGACACTGCCGAGGACGCCGAGGCAGCGGGGTATCGCCCCAGCAAACGGGCGAGCAAGGATCAGACCGAAGTCGCTGCGCAGCATGCCGCCACCGTCGCGGCAGCCTGTCGCCAGATCGAGGCGTCGGGCAGCCTGCCGGCGCTCAACGATCTGGCCGAGACTGCCGGCCTGAGCGCCTTCCATTTTCATCGCGTGTTCAAAGCAGCGACGGGCCTGACGCCCAAAGGCTATGCCGCCGCGCATCGCTCGCGCCGGGTTCGTCAGCGTCTGGCGGACGGCGGCTCGGTGACCGAAGCGCTGTATGACGCCGGTTTCAATTCCAACAGCCGTTTCTACGAGGCGGCCGATCAGGTACTGGGCATGAAACCCAGCGATTTCCGGGCCGCCGGACAGAACAACGACATCCGTTTCGCCGTCGGCCAGTGCTCGCTCGGCGCCATTCTGGTGGCACAGAGCGAGCGCGGGATCTGCGCGATTCTGTTGGGGGACGATCCGCACCAATTGGTGTGCGACCTGCAGGACCAGTTTCGCCGGGCCAACCTGATCGGCGCCGATGCCGAGTTCGAACAACTGATCGCTCGCGTCGTCGGTTTCATCGAAGCGCCCGCCATCGGCCTGGATTTACCGCTGGATGTGCGCGGCACGGCGTTTCAGGAACGGGTGTGGCAGGCGCTGCGCGAAATACCGGTCGGCGGCACCGCCAGCTACGCGGACATCGCCTTGCGTATCGGCTCGCCAAAAGCCGTGCGCGCAGTGGCCCAGGCTTGCGGCGCCAACAGCCTCGCGGTGGCCATTCCGTGCCACCGCGTGGTGCGCAGCGATGGCAATCTCAGCGGCTACCGCTGGGGCGTGGAGCGCAAGCGTGAGTTGTTGCTGCGCGAAACGCAGTCTTAA